In Zunongwangia profunda SM-A87, the following proteins share a genomic window:
- the porD gene encoding type IX secretion system protein PorD gives MNRIIVIVVLLFCFHTKAQELNCDVQINAEQTGQTNLSVFKTLKNSLQEFINSNSWTGRELPPEQRINCSMFITVSALDGENFAATIQVQSSRPVFGSDMVTPVFNYNDEDFNFSYREYQPLNYNQNSYSSNLVSVVSFYVYTILGLDADSFQQNGGTPFFEEAKQIVTVAQQSNSAGWQPSGNTRSRFRLNADLLSNSFQGYRDALYTYHRKGLDVMHDNVSDGKQAIAVALEKLREMNSVRRNSLLLRVFFDAKSDEIIDVFTGGPDVGTRGLTQKLNSMAPGYARKWRQIQ, from the coding sequence ATGAATAGAATAATCGTTATAGTAGTGCTTCTTTTTTGCTTTCATACGAAAGCACAGGAGCTTAATTGCGATGTACAGATTAATGCCGAGCAAACCGGACAGACCAATCTTAGCGTTTTTAAAACTTTAAAAAACTCGCTTCAGGAATTTATTAACAGTAATAGCTGGACGGGTAGGGAATTGCCGCCAGAGCAGCGTATTAATTGTAGTATGTTTATTACGGTAAGCGCCCTGGATGGTGAAAATTTTGCTGCCACCATTCAGGTGCAATCTTCGCGGCCCGTATTTGGATCTGATATGGTCACACCGGTTTTTAACTATAATGACGAGGATTTTAATTTCTCGTACCGCGAATATCAACCCTTAAATTATAATCAGAATTCGTACAGTTCTAACCTGGTTTCGGTAGTTAGTTTTTATGTATATACTATCTTAGGACTGGACGCCGATTCCTTTCAGCAAAACGGGGGAACGCCTTTTTTTGAAGAAGCCAAACAAATTGTAACGGTAGCCCAGCAAAGTAACAGTGCGGGATGGCAGCCCAGTGGTAATACAAGATCAAGGTTTAGGCTTAATGCCGATTTACTTTCTAACTCCTTCCAGGGATACCGTGATGCGTTGTATACCTATCATCGCAAAGGCCTGGATGTGATGCATGATAATGTTTCAGACGGAAAACAAGCGATAGCAGTAGCACTTGAAAAATTGCGGGAAATGAATTCGGTTAGAAGGAATTCACTGTTATTACGGGTATTTTTTGATGCTAAATCCGATGAAATTATCGATGTTTTTACCGGTGGTCCCGATGTTGGTACACGTGGCCTTACTCAAAAACTGAATAGTATGGCGCCTGGTTACGCACGCAAGTGGCGACAAATCCAGTAA
- the coaBC gene encoding bifunctional phosphopantothenoylcysteine decarboxylase/phosphopantothenate--cysteine ligase CoaBC, protein MSVLRGKKILLGITGGIAAYKTASLVRLFIKAGAQVRVVMTPAAKDFITPLTLSTLSKNEVYSSFTEEEGELWNNHVELGLWADIMLIAPATANTLSKMAAGNSDNFLLATYVSAKCPVYFAPAMDLDMYKHPSTKNNFETLKSFGNFMIPAGTGELASGLSGEGRMAEPEEIFQFLEDHLSAFLPLKGKQIMITAGPTYEAIDPVRFIGNHSSGKMGYEIARAAANLGAKVILISGPTHLQISEDHIHLIKVVSAQEMYDATMAHFEKADVVIAAAAVADYKPETIADQKIKKADETLTIRLTKTQDILRSLGERKRQQKLIGFALETNNELENARAKLQKKNLDFVVLNSLQDKGAGFQNDTNKVSFVFQDEVKSFGLKPKSEVAVDILNEIINLFDE, encoded by the coding sequence ATGTCTGTACTACGGGGTAAAAAAATACTTTTGGGTATTACTGGCGGTATTGCCGCCTATAAAACCGCCTCGTTAGTTCGACTTTTCATTAAGGCCGGCGCCCAAGTCCGTGTGGTGATGACGCCGGCTGCAAAAGATTTTATCACTCCCCTTACCCTTTCTACATTATCCAAAAACGAAGTCTATTCTTCTTTTACCGAGGAGGAAGGCGAATTATGGAACAATCATGTAGAACTGGGTTTATGGGCAGATATTATGCTTATAGCCCCGGCTACGGCCAATACACTTTCTAAAATGGCGGCCGGTAATAGCGATAACTTTTTGCTGGCTACTTATGTTTCAGCTAAATGTCCGGTTTATTTTGCTCCGGCAATGGATCTGGACATGTATAAGCATCCCTCCACAAAAAATAACTTTGAAACTTTAAAAAGCTTCGGAAATTTTATGATTCCCGCGGGCACCGGAGAACTTGCCAGTGGCTTAAGCGGGGAAGGAAGAATGGCCGAGCCAGAAGAAATTTTTCAGTTTTTAGAAGATCATCTGTCTGCGTTTTTACCGCTAAAAGGAAAACAGATAATGATCACTGCAGGACCTACCTATGAGGCGATAGACCCCGTGCGTTTTATCGGTAATCACAGTAGTGGTAAAATGGGCTATGAGATTGCCCGGGCGGCAGCCAACTTAGGTGCTAAGGTCATTTTAATTTCTGGTCCCACGCATTTGCAGATTTCTGAAGATCATATCCATCTTATCAAGGTGGTAAGTGCTCAGGAGATGTACGATGCTACCATGGCTCATTTTGAAAAAGCAGATGTGGTAATCGCTGCAGCAGCGGTAGCCGATTATAAACCTGAAACCATAGCCGATCAAAAAATTAAAAAAGCCGACGAGACTTTAACAATCCGCCTAACCAAAACTCAGGATATTTTGCGTTCTTTAGGGGAGCGCAAGCGGCAGCAAAAATTGATTGGTTTTGCATTAGAGACCAATAATGAACTGGAAAATGCCAGGGCGAAGCTCCAAAAAAAGAATCTTGATTTTGTAGTGCTCAATTCTCTTCAGGATAAAGGAGCCGGATTTCAAAACGATACCAACAAAGTAAGTTTTGTTTTTCAGGATGAAGTGAAATCTTTTGGCTTAAAACCAAAATCAGAAGTAGCTGTTGATATCCTAAACGAAATAATTAATCTGTTTGATGAATAG
- a CDS encoding DNA-directed RNA polymerase subunit omega, whose product MDIKKTEAAVNTTTLDKNQIDAPTDNIYEAISIIAKRANQINTEIKKELLEKLDEFATYNDSLDEIFENKEQIEVSKFYERLPKPHALAVEEWLNDKIYYRNTKESEETI is encoded by the coding sequence ATGGATATTAAAAAAACGGAAGCAGCGGTTAACACCACTACGCTCGACAAGAACCAGATTGATGCGCCTACCGATAATATTTACGAGGCAATTTCGATTATCGCTAAAAGAGCTAACCAGATCAATACTGAGATCAAGAAGGAGCTACTTGAAAAACTGGATGAGTTTGCAACTTACAACGATAGTTTAGATGAGATTTTTGAAAACAAAGAACAGATCGAAGTTTCCAAGTTTTACGAAAGATTACCTAAACCACATGCGTTAGCAGTAGAAGAGTGGTTAAACGATAAGATCTATTATCGTAACACCAAAGAATCTGAGGAGACCATCTAA
- a CDS encoding outer membrane protein assembly factor BamD produces MFLQMMKKGLLLLGLLFVLQSCGDYQKVLKSDNAGDKYTFAENLYNEAKAEDSKRKYRKAIRLFEQILPQYRGKPQGEKLSYLFADSYYQVGDYYLSSFEFERFVQSYPNSDKVEEASFKSAKSYYEESPRFDLDQTDTNKAIEALQSYLNRYPEGEYAEEANLMATELRLKLEKKAFEIAKQYWRIGGNYREGNFTAAITSFNNFIADYPGTPYREEAFYLRFDAAYSYAINSYRNLMQERLQAALEYYQAYKKSYPEGEYMANVDESYQDIQARLKTFN; encoded by the coding sequence ATGTTTTTACAAATGATGAAAAAAGGATTACTTCTATTAGGTTTACTTTTTGTACTTCAGTCCTGTGGTGACTACCAAAAGGTGTTAAAAAGCGACAACGCGGGTGACAAATACACCTTTGCGGAAAATCTGTATAACGAAGCTAAAGCTGAAGATAGTAAACGAAAATATAGAAAGGCGATTCGTCTCTTCGAACAAATTTTACCGCAGTATCGCGGCAAGCCCCAGGGAGAAAAGCTAAGTTATCTTTTTGCAGATTCGTATTACCAGGTAGGAGATTATTATTTATCTAGTTTTGAGTTTGAGCGCTTTGTGCAATCATACCCTAATAGTGATAAAGTAGAGGAAGCCTCTTTTAAATCGGCTAAAAGCTATTACGAAGAATCACCTCGTTTCGATTTAGATCAAACAGATACTAATAAAGCGATCGAAGCCTTACAAAGTTATCTTAACCGCTATCCTGAGGGAGAGTATGCCGAGGAAGCCAACTTAATGGCGACAGAATTACGATTAAAATTAGAGAAAAAAGCATTTGAGATTGCAAAGCAATATTGGAGAATTGGGGGGAATTATCGTGAAGGAAACTTTACCGCAGCAATTACCTCTTTCAACAATTTTATAGCAGATTATCCGGGAACACCTTATCGTGAGGAAGCGTTTTACCTAAGATTTGATGCAGCTTATTCTTATGCGATAAACAGTTATAGAAATTTAATGCAGGAACGTTTACAGGCGGCCCTTGAATACTACCAGGCGTACAAGAAAAGTTACCCTGAAGGAGAGTATATGGCTAATGTAGACGAATCCTACCAGGATATACAAGCAAGGTTGAAAACTTTTAATTAG
- the dapA gene encoding 4-hydroxy-tetrahydrodipicolinate synthase codes for MSAFVGTGVALVTPFKDDLSIDFEALERLVEDQIVNGIDYLVVLGTTGEYSTLNKQEKEQVIDCIVKANNNRLPLVLGIGGNNTMAVVEQVKTTDLSAFKAVLSVSPYYNKPSQEGIFQHFKLVAQASPLPIILYNVPGRTSSNILPETIARIARECGNVIGVKEAAGDIVQAMKLMSLVPKDFKVISGDDMITLPMTLAGGAGVISVIGQGFPAAFSQMVKLGLEGKAKEAYQFHYKIAPSIDLIFAEGNPVGIKSLLEKKGICSKNVRLPLVNASEVLQAKIGDFVNDFHAEVV; via the coding sequence ATGAGCGCGTTTGTAGGCACGGGAGTAGCTTTGGTGACTCCATTTAAAGATGATTTAAGCATAGATTTTGAAGCTTTAGAACGATTGGTAGAAGATCAAATCGTTAATGGCATTGATTATCTTGTGGTTTTAGGAACTACAGGAGAATATTCTACGCTTAATAAGCAGGAGAAAGAGCAGGTGATCGATTGTATCGTAAAGGCTAATAATAATCGTCTTCCTTTGGTCTTAGGGATTGGAGGGAATAATACCATGGCAGTAGTAGAGCAGGTGAAAACTACAGATCTTTCCGCTTTTAAAGCCGTATTATCGGTTTCTCCATATTACAATAAACCCTCTCAGGAAGGGATTTTTCAGCATTTTAAATTAGTAGCTCAGGCTTCACCGCTTCCTATTATTTTGTACAATGTTCCCGGAAGAACAAGTTCTAATATTTTACCGGAGACGATAGCCAGGATTGCCAGGGAATGTGGTAACGTAATTGGCGTAAAAGAAGCTGCAGGAGATATCGTGCAGGCCATGAAATTAATGAGCTTGGTGCCTAAAGATTTTAAGGTGATTTCTGGCGACGATATGATTACCTTACCAATGACCCTCGCCGGTGGGGCTGGTGTGATCTCTGTAATTGGGCAGGGCTTCCCCGCAGCATTCTCGCAAATGGTGAAACTGGGATTAGAAGGAAAGGCTAAAGAAGCCTATCAATTTCATTATAAAATAGCACCTTCAATCGATTTAATTTTTGCCGAAGGAAATCCGGTAGGGATCAAATCCTTATTGGAGAAAAAAGGAATCTGTTCTAAGAACGTAAGACTTCCCTTAGTGAATGCCTCAGAAGTATTACAGGCGAAGATCGGCGATTTTGTAAATGATTTTCATGCTGAGGTAGTGTAA
- a CDS encoding DUF6913 domain-containing protein, whose product MKQNSEVSVEKNEKFITKVGLVTTAEAFETVKPLLKLQQELKIAKGDFKVLVCTAKPAAVEDERAIFFAPSEIKAGGNIENEAVQDFFKLKFNVFIAFSGNENRLKNLVFKCAKSVIKIDHKRESQEADLMIETADVHAYQQEILKYLKKLKQIR is encoded by the coding sequence TTGAAACAGAATTCGGAAGTTTCAGTTGAAAAAAATGAGAAATTCATTACGAAAGTGGGGTTGGTAACCACCGCTGAAGCTTTTGAAACCGTCAAACCGCTTTTAAAACTTCAGCAAGAGTTAAAAATTGCGAAAGGCGATTTTAAAGTTCTTGTTTGTACTGCAAAACCAGCTGCTGTGGAAGATGAACGAGCGATTTTTTTCGCACCTTCAGAAATAAAAGCAGGTGGAAACATCGAAAATGAAGCTGTTCAGGATTTTTTTAAATTGAAATTCAATGTGTTTATCGCTTTTTCCGGAAACGAAAACCGACTAAAAAACCTGGTCTTTAAATGTGCAAAATCAGTTATAAAGATCGATCATAAAAGAGAAAGTCAAGAAGCCGACCTTATGATCGAAACAGCAGATGTACATGCATACCAACAGGAAATCCTGAAATACTTAAAAAAACTAAAACAAATACGATAA
- a CDS encoding 5'-nucleotidase C-terminal domain-containing protein: MKNLIQQLPLLFCFLSLISCKLDTEVSRKTVEGKEIAIDSTINGDPEIEEFIAPFKEHLNKTLDSTLAYNPHVLSKGEKGMNTGIGNLMADIVMEQANPVFKSRTGNNIDFVLLNYGGIRSELNKGPVTTRDAYNMMPFENQIVIAELSGAKVAQLLHYLEKSKSAHPVSGIQIKMDKSFKVISARIKGKPIQPDQNYFVATSDYLQQGGDSMNFFNNPVNLYDIDYKLRNAIIDYFQKTDTIKSQQDDRFIKE; the protein is encoded by the coding sequence ATGAAAAACCTGATTCAACAGCTCCCTCTCCTATTTTGCTTTTTAAGTCTTATTTCCTGCAAATTGGATACTGAAGTTTCCCGAAAAACTGTTGAAGGAAAAGAAATAGCGATCGATAGTACCATTAACGGGGATCCAGAAATTGAAGAGTTTATTGCTCCTTTTAAGGAACACCTAAATAAAACACTGGATAGTACTTTAGCGTATAATCCGCATGTTTTAAGCAAAGGTGAAAAAGGCATGAATACCGGAATTGGTAATTTAATGGCTGATATCGTGATGGAACAGGCGAATCCGGTGTTTAAAAGCCGGACCGGAAACAATATCGACTTTGTGTTACTGAATTACGGCGGAATACGATCTGAATTAAACAAAGGACCGGTGACCACTCGCGATGCCTATAATATGATGCCTTTTGAAAATCAAATCGTCATTGCTGAATTAAGCGGAGCGAAAGTAGCACAATTACTTCACTACCTTGAAAAAAGTAAATCGGCACATCCTGTAAGTGGCATCCAGATAAAAATGGATAAAAGTTTTAAAGTGATTAGTGCCAGGATCAAAGGTAAACCGATACAGCCCGACCAAAATTATTTTGTAGCCACATCAGACTATTTACAACAGGGTGGTGATAGCATGAACTTTTTTAACAACCCGGTAAATTTATATGATATCGATTATAAACTTAGGAATGCGATTATCGATTATTTCCAAAAAACCGATACTATAAAGTCGCAACAAGACGATAGATTTATTAAAGAATAG
- a CDS encoding bifunctional metallophosphatase/5'-nucleotidase — translation MKRRNFIQQSSAASAFVGLGGLSSLGFSEAPKHITILHTNDVHSHIEAFGPDHYKNPNMGGVAKRAVLIEKIRKENPNTLLLDAGDIFQGTPYFNFYGGELEFKLMSKLKYDASTLGNHDFDNGIDGLYAQLPHADFDFLISNYDFSNTIMDGHTKPYKVFTKNGVRIGVFGIGIELKGLVNDTLYKETRYLDPVERATDMSHALKHEENCDLVICLSHLGYQYDSEKVDDHKLAAKTENIDLIIGGHTHTFLDEPTIVKNKADKNVMINQVGCYGLYLGRIDFYLNGGKPVSGNGQSVEV, via the coding sequence ATGAAAAGAAGAAACTTTATTCAGCAAAGCTCGGCAGCCTCAGCATTTGTAGGATTAGGCGGATTATCTTCCCTTGGTTTTTCTGAAGCTCCAAAACATATTACCATCTTGCATACTAACGATGTGCACAGCCATATTGAAGCTTTTGGCCCAGACCATTACAAAAATCCAAATATGGGTGGGGTGGCTAAAAGAGCAGTACTTATTGAAAAGATCAGAAAAGAAAATCCCAATACACTTTTACTGGATGCGGGAGATATTTTTCAGGGTACTCCTTATTTTAATTTTTATGGTGGAGAGTTGGAATTTAAATTAATGAGCAAGCTCAAGTATGATGCTTCAACTTTAGGGAATCACGATTTTGATAATGGCATCGATGGCCTGTATGCGCAACTTCCTCATGCCGATTTCGATTTTTTGATTTCTAATTACGATTTCAGCAATACCATTATGGATGGCCACACCAAACCTTATAAGGTTTTTACTAAAAACGGAGTTAGAATTGGAGTGTTTGGCATTGGAATCGAATTAAAAGGTTTGGTTAACGATACACTTTATAAAGAAACAAGATATCTGGATCCTGTTGAAAGGGCCACGGATATGAGTCATGCTTTAAAGCATGAAGAGAACTGTGACCTGGTCATTTGTCTTTCTCATTTAGGGTATCAATACGACAGCGAAAAAGTAGACGATCATAAATTAGCGGCAAAAACCGAGAATATTGACCTTATTATTGGCGGGCATACGCATACTTTTTTAGACGAACCTACAATCGTAAAAAACAAAGCAGATAAAAATGTAATGATTAACCAGGTTGGATGCTACGGACTTTATCTTGGTCGAATTGATTTTTACCTAAACGGGGGGAAACCGGTGTCTGGGAACGGCCAAAGTGTAGAAGTTTAG
- a CDS encoding beta-N-acetylhexosaminidase family protein, producing the protein MIIISFNCCFAQHHQSKPFYKPLIFPEPVSLQVTRGAFVITPSVTLVAPSKNVSPEIEELLIAALKKSGVQYVKSVQEIPKELNHTYIVFGLKDSKLIQQALERSNAVVPDKKEAYAVSGISTGDGELITLAGKDNDGLFYAVQTFIQLTKQESVSNFVIQDYPAMPIRGTIEGFYGKPWSMESRQAHLKFLGSVKANTYVYSPKDDPYARAEWREDYPKETLKELSALVEIAKNNHVNFVYAISPGPTICFSDPADLDALKRKFEELYTIGVKNFYVALDDIEYTQWNCDKDEAHYGESGKKAAGIAQSELLNKLQAILDELDPNMSPLIMVPTEYYDAKESDYKNALIENLDPKIVVQWTGTDVVPPSISNNDAGKAAKAFGRKTLLWDNYPVNDYGQTKGRLLMAPYRYREAGLSKELSGILSNPMNQEMPSRIAVTGVASFAWNDRAYDPDLIWYMAARNLANGDKKATQALLKFFDTQHLAPTFGSQPWQEQAPRLKALLDKVRREIAFGDTASRKKVITELKTYAEEFKNAPAIIRSAVDPVFIEETKPWLEAMELWGESLVLTAEGLQAAMNSNTKAKNLFEKAAAFAERATEIESIPGATRFDGKIKIADGVLDVFINNAPGLITF; encoded by the coding sequence TTGATTATTATAAGCTTTAATTGCTGTTTCGCTCAGCACCATCAATCAAAACCATTCTATAAACCGCTTATTTTTCCAGAACCGGTATCCCTTCAAGTAACCCGGGGAGCCTTTGTAATTACTCCTTCAGTCACTTTGGTAGCCCCCTCAAAGAATGTAAGTCCAGAAATTGAAGAATTGCTCATAGCGGCTTTAAAAAAATCAGGAGTTCAGTATGTAAAATCAGTACAGGAAATTCCTAAGGAATTAAATCATACCTATATCGTATTTGGCTTAAAAGATTCGAAATTAATTCAGCAGGCTTTAGAAAGAAGTAATGCGGTAGTGCCAGATAAAAAAGAAGCCTATGCCGTTTCCGGAATTTCCACAGGGGATGGAGAACTTATTACTTTAGCCGGTAAGGATAACGATGGCCTGTTCTATGCCGTACAAACCTTTATTCAGCTCACCAAACAGGAGTCGGTTTCAAATTTTGTTATTCAGGATTATCCGGCAATGCCAATTCGAGGAACTATCGAAGGTTTTTATGGGAAACCTTGGTCGATGGAAAGCAGGCAGGCACATTTAAAATTTCTAGGCAGTGTAAAAGCAAATACTTATGTCTACAGCCCAAAAGATGATCCTTATGCCAGGGCAGAATGGCGAGAAGACTATCCAAAAGAGACCCTAAAGGAATTGTCTGCACTGGTTGAAATTGCTAAAAATAATCATGTGAATTTTGTTTATGCAATCTCTCCGGGCCCCACAATTTGCTTCTCTGATCCCGCAGATCTTGACGCTTTAAAGCGAAAGTTTGAAGAATTATATACCATTGGAGTTAAGAATTTTTATGTAGCCCTTGATGATATTGAATATACCCAATGGAATTGTGATAAAGATGAAGCTCATTATGGTGAATCGGGAAAAAAGGCCGCTGGAATTGCGCAATCTGAACTTCTTAATAAATTACAGGCGATTTTAGACGAACTGGATCCTAATATGAGTCCGTTAATCATGGTGCCTACAGAATATTATGATGCCAAAGAAAGTGACTATAAAAATGCGTTAATTGAAAATTTAGATCCTAAGATTGTTGTGCAATGGACGGGAACCGATGTGGTACCTCCCTCCATTTCCAATAACGATGCCGGCAAGGCTGCTAAGGCATTTGGGAGAAAAACCTTGTTGTGGGATAATTATCCGGTAAACGATTACGGGCAAACAAAAGGAAGGTTATTAATGGCGCCTTATCGTTATCGGGAGGCCGGATTATCTAAAGAACTATCAGGAATTTTATCGAATCCTATGAATCAGGAAATGCCGAGTAGGATTGCGGTTACTGGCGTAGCCTCTTTTGCATGGAATGATAGGGCTTACGACCCAGATTTGATCTGGTATATGGCAGCCAGAAATCTGGCGAATGGAGATAAAAAAGCAACCCAGGCATTATTAAAGTTCTTTGATACCCAACATTTAGCGCCTACTTTTGGTAGCCAGCCCTGGCAGGAACAGGCCCCCCGGTTAAAAGCTTTACTCGATAAAGTAAGAAGGGAAATTGCCTTTGGCGATACCGCTTCCAGGAAAAAAGTGATTACCGAATTGAAAACTTATGCAGAGGAATTTAAAAATGCCCCGGCAATTATCCGCTCGGCGGTAGATCCTGTTTTTATAGAAGAAACTAAACCCTGGCTCGAGGCCATGGAATTGTGGGGAGAATCGTTAGTGCTAACTGCAGAAGGACTACAGGCAGCAATGAATAGTAATACAAAAGCTAAAAATCTTTTTGAAAAGGCCGCAGCATTTGCAGAAAGAGCAACCGAAATTGAAAGTATTCCCGGAGCCACAAGATTCGATGGAAAAATAAAAATAGCTGATGGGGTTTTGGATGTGTTTATTAATAATGCCCCAGGGCTTATTACATTTTAA
- a CDS encoding VIT1/CCC1 transporter family protein has product MSNKEPEQLEDYLAPHYIHRSNWLRAAVLGANDGILSTASIAIGITAASATREPIILATLAGLVAGALSMAAGEYVSVSSQTDIENADIEREKRELIETPDLELEMLTAIYIKRGLKKATALQVAKELTEYDALGTHVRDELGITEVSKANPLQAALASGAAFTVGGLLPFLVVLFLPLRNMEYSLYGFSIIFLIILGSVSAKTGGSKITKAIARITLWGTIAMGITALIGHLFNINIA; this is encoded by the coding sequence ATGAGCAATAAAGAACCCGAACAATTAGAAGATTATTTAGCGCCACATTACATACATCGAAGCAACTGGCTTAGGGCTGCTGTACTTGGAGCAAACGATGGTATTTTATCTACCGCAAGTATTGCCATAGGAATTACGGCTGCCAGTGCTACCCGCGAACCAATTATCCTTGCAACACTTGCGGGACTTGTTGCAGGAGCACTGTCTATGGCTGCCGGTGAATATGTTTCTGTAAGTTCACAAACAGATATTGAAAATGCCGATATAGAGCGTGAAAAAAGAGAACTGATAGAAACTCCCGACCTGGAATTAGAAATGCTAACAGCGATTTATATTAAAAGAGGATTAAAGAAAGCTACCGCGCTCCAGGTAGCTAAAGAATTAACCGAATATGATGCTCTTGGAACACATGTTCGAGATGAACTGGGCATCACCGAAGTAAGCAAAGCTAACCCACTACAAGCGGCCTTGGCATCGGGAGCTGCTTTTACCGTTGGCGGTCTTCTTCCTTTTTTGGTGGTTCTTTTTCTGCCTTTAAGAAATATGGAATATTCACTGTATGGTTTCTCGATTATTTTCCTGATTATTTTGGGCAGTGTCTCGGCTAAAACAGGAGGCTCTAAGATCACCAAAGCTATTGCTCGTATTACCTTATGGGGCACTATTGCCATGGGCATTACGGCGCTTATAGGACATTTATTTAACATCAATATTGCTTAA
- a CDS encoding TlpA family protein disulfide reductase, whose product MKNYYYILLLLSTFYACKKNPDQKTDEDELKPVVMVDELLSNQDKWWTYQYNRISLSSDFEPIDTSFNVIPKGKFLWELTSGNFVPIEMESDSLKTYKLYAIPTQSKNEISQIIKNLAKSEFQFYLMEGKPFPEFKAKNMEGEVIDQNNLIGKTTVLKTWFINCKACIKEMPELNKLVDRYENENIQFISLALDEKKDLEKFLEKTEFNYAVLPEQKDLIQEALKLNAYPTHIVVNKSGKIVKVLSKGSDLIAYVKEFMKNPDKELEVNSIPPPPPPLP is encoded by the coding sequence ATGAAAAATTACTATTACATACTACTCCTCTTATCCACATTTTATGCCTGTAAAAAAAATCCTGATCAGAAAACGGATGAAGATGAACTAAAACCTGTTGTTATGGTAGATGAATTATTATCTAATCAAGACAAATGGTGGACCTATCAATATAATCGTATTTCGCTTTCATCAGATTTCGAACCGATAGATACAAGCTTTAACGTTATTCCTAAAGGAAAATTCTTATGGGAACTTACGTCTGGAAACTTTGTTCCTATAGAAATGGAAAGCGATAGCTTAAAAACTTATAAATTGTATGCTATCCCGACGCAGTCAAAAAATGAAATAAGTCAAATTATAAAAAATCTAGCTAAATCAGAGTTTCAGTTCTATTTAATGGAGGGCAAACCTTTTCCCGAATTCAAGGCAAAGAATATGGAAGGTGAAGTAATCGACCAAAATAATTTGATTGGAAAAACAACTGTACTTAAAACTTGGTTTATTAATTGTAAAGCATGTATAAAAGAAATGCCAGAATTAAATAAACTGGTTGATCGCTATGAAAATGAAAATATTCAATTTATAAGCCTGGCTTTAGATGAAAAAAAGGATTTAGAAAAGTTTCTGGAAAAAACAGAGTTTAATTATGCGGTTTTACCAGAGCAAAAAGATCTAATCCAGGAAGCATTAAAACTGAATGCTTACCCAACACATATCGTCGTAAATAAATCTGGGAAAATCGTAAAAGTCCTTAGTAAAGGATCAGACTTGATTGCATACGTAAAGGAATTTATGAAAAACCCGGATAAAGAACTTGAAGTAAATTCTATACCTCCACCACCTCCTCCTCTTCCTTAA